In Sphaerodactylus townsendi isolate TG3544 linkage group LG13, MPM_Stown_v2.3, whole genome shotgun sequence, one DNA window encodes the following:
- the UNC119B gene encoding protein unc-119 homolog B, whose amino-acid sequence MSGSKPRVAAAPGASGPLSRLRGRSGSEDAAVVPPPPMRTVLPRTEAELAALEVIRPDHVLGLTRVTENYLCKPEDNIYNVDFTKFKIRDLETGTVLFEIAKPSALGQEDDDNDDSGEVDSSAGRFVRYQFTPAFLRLRTVGATVEFTVGNKPVSNFRMIERHYFRDCLLKNFDFDFGFCIPNSRNTCEHIYEFPQLSEDLIRLMVENPYETRSDSFYFVDNKLIMHNKADYAYNGGQ is encoded by the exons ATGAGCGGCTCGAAGCCCAGGGTGGCGGCGGCGCCGGGAGCGTCGGGGCCGCTGAGCCGGCTGCGCGGGCGGAGCGGCTCCGAAGACGCCGCTGTGGTGCCGCCGCCGCCGATGCGAACGGTCCTGCCCCGCACGGAGGCGGAGCTGGCGGCGCTGGAAGTGATCCGGCCCGACCACGTCCTGGGGCTCACCCGCGTCACGGAGA ATTATTTGTGCAAACCTGAGGACAACATCTACAATGTTGATTTCACCAAGTTCAAGATCCGGGACCTAGAAACCGGAACGGTGCTGTTTGAAATTGCCAAACCTTCTGCTTTAg GACAAGAAGATGACGACAATGATGACAGCGGAGAAGTTGACTCCAGTGCTGGGCGGTTCGTTCGTTACCAGTTCACTCCTGCCTTTCTGCGCCTCCGGACAGTTGGGGCAAC TGTTGAATTCACAGTGGGAAACAAGCCCGTATCAAACTTCCGCATGATTGAGAGGCATTACTTCAGAGACTGCCTGCTCAAGAACTTTGACTTTGATTTCGGCTTCTGCATCCCAAATAGCAGGAACACTTGTGAACACATTTATGAATTCCCTCAGCTTTCGGAGGACCTTA TCCGCCTGATGGTTGAAAACCCCTATGAGACTCGCTCAGACAGCTTCTACTTTGTAGACAACAAACTCATCATGCACAATAAGGCCGACTACGCGTACAATGGAGGACAGTAG
- the MLEC gene encoding malectin → MVAATVAAGAGGPPLLAALLLLPLLLPPPPHAAEGAGLAEKVIWAVNAGGEAHLDVHGIHFRKDPLEGRVGRASDYGMKLPILRSNPEDQILYQTERYNEETFGYEVPIKEEGDYVLVLKFAEVYFAQSQQKVFDVRVNGHVVVKDLDIFDRVGHSTAHDEVIPVSIKKGKLSVQGEVSTFTGKLNIEFVKGYYDNPKVCALYVLRGTVDDVPKLQPHPGLEKKEEEEDEEEYEEGSSTKKQTNKNRVQSGPRTPNPYASDNSSLMFPILVAFGVFIPTLFCLCRL, encoded by the exons ATGGTGGCGGCCACGGTGGCGGCCGGGGCCGGTGGGCCGCCGCTTCTGGCcgccctccttctcctcccactACTGTTGCCGCCGCCTCCTCACGCCGCAGAAGGGGCCGGCCTGGCGGAGAAGGTGATCTGGGCCGTGAACGCGGGTGGCGAGGCCCATCTAGATGTCCACGGCATTCACTTCCGCAAGGATCCACTCGAGGGAAGGGTGGGACGAG CCTCCGACTATGGCATGAAGCTGCCAATCTTGCGATCCAATCCAGAGGATCAGATTCTATACCAGACAGAACGCTACAATGAAGAAACTTTTGGATATGAAGTCCCTATCAAGGAGGAGGGGGATTATGTGCTCGTGTTGAAGTTTGCTGAAGTCTATTTTGCACAGTCCCAGCAGAAG GTTTTTGATGTGCGTGTGAATGGGCATGTGGTAGTGAAGGACTTGGACATCTTTGACAGAGTTGGGCACAGCACAGCCCACGATGAGGTTATTCCTGTCAGCATCAAGAAGGGGAAGCTGAGTGTTCAGGGGGAAGTGTCTACATTCACAGGAAAGCTCAACATTGAGTTTGTCAAG GGGTACTACGATAATCCAAAAGTCTGTGCACTGTACGTCCTCCGGGGAACAGTAGACG atGTTCCAAAGCTGCAGCCCCatccaggcctggagaaaaaagaggaggaagaagatgaagaggagtaTGAGGAAGGCTCCAGCACTAAAAAGCAGACCAATAAGAACCGGGTCCAGTCGGGCCCCCGCACACCAAACCCCTATGCCTCGGACAACAGCAGCCTCATGTTCCCTATCTTAGTGGCCTTTGGTGTCTTCATTCCTACCCTCTTCTGCCTGTGCAGGTTGTGA